A stretch of DNA from Vicinamibacteria bacterium:
CTTTGTTCCGAAGCGCCCGACCCTGGTTTGGCGTCGGATCGGAAACGATGCCGTAGATTCCTCTCCCCTCGTGGTCCTTGGGAAGATGCTCGGTGATCGGTTGGCCCGCGTCGTTAACGAACAAAAGACAGTGGCAATACTTGTAGATCTGCATGTCGTCGCAGGGACACATCCAGGTGCGGTGCTTCGCCTCTTCCTTCTTGTCGGGGTAGAAGCGGCATGGGCATAGGGGCCGGCCGAGCTCGTCCATGTGTCGCGCCAAACCGAGCACCACGGACTCCGTGACCTGCTCGTCGGGGTGAGTGGTCGTCCCCGATTTCTTGCAGTAGCTCTCGACGAGCTTTTCCATGCGTTCAATATTCTTCTGGCTCGGACGCGCCGCCATGATGTCCCTCTGAGAGCAAATTTGCCACGAATCTTGGCCGGTTGCCAATTCCCTCCTGCACCAACTGCAACTAAGGTTCTTCTACTCCTTATATCGCTGACGGAGCACTTGAAGAAGCTCCGACCTCGCTTTTCTGCTAATACCCGCCCATCCATCACCTCCCAGATTTTGGTGACACATCTGATGAGGCAACGAGTCCCGCTCGGTTGCAAGACCAGTGAGTCAACGCGGACAGGAAGAAAGGTTGACGCTGGACAGACGGCACCAGGAAGGATGCCGACCCGTGCAGTCCTGGCGACCCGTGCCACGGGGTGTAATACTTCATGGCGTTATAGGAGTTCCCAGACCGAGGAGTAGGCAGACCAGGAACCGAGTGGAGGAGCACGATGGGCGACAAGGGCGGCAGGAAAGATAAAGAAAAGGGCCAGAAGCAGGACGCCAGGAAGCGGAAGAAGGAGGCGAAGAAAAAGGAAGACAAGCAGCCAAAGAGGAAGCCTTGAAGGAAAACGAGAACAGAATGAGGGACCGGCGCGGACTCCCCAGCGGACTGTGGACCGACGGCTGAGCAAGGGGACCCAACCGGCTGCTGGTTCGGTGCTTCCACCATCAACTTGTTGTTTGGGCCACCAGAGGCAGTTCTTGGACTGGAGCGGTCGGCGGCCTGCGTAGCTCGGCACACGTCATCGCGTCGATTACCAACAAGGATAGGCGTGCGCGCGAATACCCATCGAGCGTGAGTCGGCGCGCGACGAGCCCGGCCAGCATCGCCGAAGTCCGAATCTCCTGACGGAACTTCAGAGCCCTATGCGGCCGAACGAAACCAGAATCCTCGATCGCATTTCCAGCGGTCTCGGCGCGGTCTAGATACGCGTTCGCCGGGATCTTGACGCTCGTATATGACTGTCAGAACTTGTGGTAAGCCTCAATCGCAGTCCCAACCGTTTCCGCGGGAATCCAAGAAGGCGTTCAGAGGTACGTCGGCGAGGGCACATGCATCGTCGACCTGCCAGTAGCCACGGTTGCACTCCCATCCGTGCCATCGGTCCCCGGGATAGTCCAGAAAAGTGGGAGGGACCTGTATGGCGACGCATGACTGATCGACTTTCTCGTAACCTCGATCACACTCCCAGCCGCCCCCGAAGCGCTTCGCGTGGGCATTCGTAGGCGGCTCGGACAGGTCGCCGACTGCCAAGGCGACCCCCGATGCGATCGCCAATGCGCCGAAGAAAAACAGAGACCGATATGAATCGGCCCACCGTGGTCGTCTTGTTTTCATGATTTTGATCCTCTTGTTCACCTTGTTCACCGAGTAGAAAACTGAGCAGTTGGCCCAGGTGCCTTCCCTTCCCAGATAAACTGAGTGAGCTCAGCCGATCTAAAGAGATCGCTCAATCAGGATAACCAGTGTTAGCAGAACCAGAAGCGCGAGGCGGTGAGCATTCATGCTTCACCGACTCGCGCGCACGCCGCTTGCAGATACTTGAAGGGCCTAGGTCCCAATACCTATCTTCAGTGCGCGGGCCTTCTTGACCTCGAGCTTCGGAAACGTGGTAGTGAGAATGCCGTCCTTATAGCTGGCCGTCGCCTTTTCGGCGTCGACCGTATCAGGAAGGCGCAAGCTTCGGTGGAATGTCCCCATTGTGCGCTCGCGCAAAAGGTATGTACCTTCCTTGCTTTCAGGCTCTCCGTTCGTGTGGCCCTTGATCGTGAGAATATCGTCGTCGATAGCCACCTCGATGTCTTCCCGATTCACACCCGGAAGAGAGGCATGGATCACGATATTGGCGCCTTCCTCCACGACGTCGAGCGGGATTGACCAGCGCTCCATACCAGCAGCAGTTTCTGGTGTGGGTCCGGCGCCACCCCAGAGCCGATTCGCCGCTTCCTGCATTTGCCGAAGTTCCGCTAATGGATACCATCGCTGTAACATCTTGTGCCTTGCCTTCCTTGACTGAATGACGAGTAGATAATTTACTCATCTCATCTGCACGGAGTTTACTATACTTAACTCAGTAAGTCAAGTATCATTAAGTCTCAATAAATAATTTAACTCTTTACAGTTAAGGACAACCTTTGGACGCTGTCCCCCTAAACAACCGCGACTTCATCCCGAACTTCGGCGAGCGATCATCGACAGGATGATCCGATCAGCACTGCGTTCGTGGAATCGACGATCCAATCAGGTCGTCAGCAAGCGCTTCGTCAAGCAGCAGCAGATGTGGTGGACTCACAAGAGTCCGGCGGAGGTCGTGGGGCCCGATGCTGACCCGATCTTTTGGCCGCAGTCCGGGACCATCTGGAAAGATGGCGGGGGGGCATCGTCCCGAGCGCTTGGCGCCACACGTCGACGGCCGCCTTGGCCCAGCCGGGCATGGGCACTGTACGGAGCCGCCCGTGCTTGCCGTTCATCACCAGGTCCCCGCATTTTTCGGTGTCC
This window harbors:
- a CDS encoding Hsp20/alpha crystallin family protein, whose translation is MLQRWYPLAELRQMQEAANRLWGGAGPTPETAAGMERWSIPLDVVEEGANIVIHASLPGVNREDIEVAIDDDILTIKGHTNGEPESKEGTYLLRERTMGTFHRSLRLPDTVDAEKATASYKDGILTTTFPKLEVKKARALKIGIGT
- a CDS encoding ferredoxin-thioredoxin reductase catalytic domain-containing protein; its protein translation is MEKLVESYCKKSGTTTHPDEQVTESVVLGLARHMDELGRPLCPCRFYPDKKEEAKHRTWMCPCDDMQIYKYCHCLLFVNDAGQPITEHLPKDHEGRGIYGIVSDPTPNQGRALRNKAAEREKERRERPS